The sequence TCAACGAGTGCCCGGTGACTGTCGGCATCCCGAAGTCCTACTACTGCGGTCGCGTGGGCGATTACACCGTCATGGTAATGGATCTTCTCGGCCCGTGCCTGGATGACCTCTTTGAAGTGTGCCACCGCAAGTTTAGCTTTAAGACGGTCTGCATGATCGGCATCCAGCTCATTCAGCGGCTTCAATATCTTCACAGCGTCGGCTACCTGCATCGCGACATCAAGCCAGAGAACTTCGTCATGGGCGTCGGCGCCAACTCCCATATCGTGTACGTGATCGACGTGGGCCTCTCAAAGGCGTGGCGCGACTCTACGGGGAAGCATATTCTGTACGCGGAGGGCAAATCGCTGACTGGCACGGCACGCTACGTTAGCATCAACACACACCGGGGCATTCAACAGTCTCGGCGCGATGACCTCGAGTCCGTCTCCTACCTGCTTGCCTACTTCGCGCGCGGCAACCTACCCTGGCAGGGGCTCAAATCACCAAAGAGGGATGCACGCTTTGAGCGCATTCGTGACGTCAAGACCGCCACGTCGCCGGCGGAGCTGTGCAAGGGCTATCCCCGTCAGCTGGCCGATTACATCGAGTATACGCGCTCCCTGGGCTTCGAAGCAGAGCCAGACTACAGCTACTGTGTGGGGCTGTTTTCTTCGGCGATGGCGGACATGGGGGAGCAGTACGACTACTGTTACCAGTGGATCGACCGAAGCGAGGCCGAGGTCAAGGCCGCCTCCGACGCGCGGGGGTCCGCTCATAGCCTGCGCACATCTGGGGCACAGACCAGTGTTGCCGTTGGAGGCTCCAACCTCATGACCTCCTCCGTCTTTGTGGGAGACAGCGCGGTGAACGAGATGAGCAAATCCCTTCTGAATAGCAACTTTATGGAAGAGATCCAAGACTACTACGGCCTTAACGATTACATCTGAATTTAACGCCGTAGGAGACAACGCTCTGCAGGTTCACGTTGATTTACCATGGTGTTGTGGCGaatcgtttttttttttagtgCTGACGAAACGATGATgggagagagcgacagagattgagggggaggaggaggaggaggggcagggaCGGACGTCGGAAAGACGAAGCTGAAGTGGCTCCTCATCGTGGAGGTCACGCCACTGGTCGGGCGCGCATCTTCAGAACGAACACGCCCGTAGAGGCCTCACTACCTTCTGTCGACTGCGATtctttgctgctgcccggGTCGCTCTGTTCTTCAAGTGAAGTGTGCTTTCCCGCCTCTGCGCACACCCCAAGTCTTTCATTGCTGCCGCATTATGCCGCTTGCTTCTGCTTCTTTCCGTGTGCATGCGCTCGACCTTTTCCCTCTGTCCTCTCTTGGTCCCTGATGTTCCCCTCCATCGCTTCCCGAACACGCGCGAAGGCTTGCTGTGCTGTGCCCTCCATGATGTACGTCTCTTTGCCTGTATTGTGTTGGCAGTTTGTGTTGTATGTGATCACGTATCCTCGGTGGCTCTATTTTTGCGTTTGATGTGCAATGCCGTGCTCCTCCTTGTGTGCTGTGGCGCACGCTTCCGTGCTAAGTGAGGTGCggtgctttctctctttttttttcgccgaGGGCCTGCCATGTAAACATCCGTTTCCCGCGTGACTGTCAGTGACTGCCAGTTCCTGCCccgtgtctctctgtgcgtgtacCGCACGTGAATCACCCTTATGATTTTTTTGTCTTGTTTTGTGTGCTTCGGCTTTGCCTCGTTTCCATTTACATACGCGTCGTATAAATTTTTATTTCGCATATTTGTTCGGagggtctctctctctttgcatCTCCGCGCACCCGCGCCGAGATGGAGGACGAGGCTCTTTCCGTATGCTCTGGTTTACTGCCACTGCAAGCCATTTTACACACCCTTTTCCGATGTTCTCTTGAACTGTGTACAGCCGTTGTTGTCTTtgcctctgtctctctctttgtgtgcaCAGGCCGCTCTGTCGACGCGTCGCCGCGTGTTCTGTCCTGAACTTCTTCTGCTTCAACTCCACAGCCACGCCCGCTGACCAGACATACTGCCCCTCTCCGCTTGTGAAGTTTTCGAAAAGAAAAATAGCACAAATGACAACAACACACCAGCACAGCACGACAGCCGTGACATCGTTTTATGCTTtcctttcccttcccttcgCTGCACACCTTCTCGCTCATTTAGGCGTCTCTTTCCTCGCATTTCTAGCTTCGCTGGAGGTTCCCCTCCGACGGATTAACCCAGAAAGTGAGGGCTCCTCCGTCGAGTGCTGATTGGGATTGGCAAGGGGACAGCAGTTGACGCTGTTCTGCTTGTGCATCTTGATTTCTCGGTGCATGTTCCTCTCTGATCTCCTGCAAAGAGACGTGGAGGCGAGACGCGCTGGCGGACGTGCTACGTTCCCTCGTATTCGAGGATTTGTGATGCTCGCGGTGTGCCGTCTGTACAATCCTCAGCTGAATGACATTCCTCATTTCTTGGTCTTTTCCTCTGACCTGCGTTTTCTACTGAGATGAGGCTGTCGCAGTCTCGAGACCCAACCGTGCTCATTTGCAGCGGGTAAGGAAGGCGGATTCGCTGGGAAGTGGACCATTGGATTAGCGCGTTGCGTGACGAGCGAGATCTCGCAGCCACATCATCCTGCAACatacgcgcgcgcctgtcctgctccagcagccggGTTTGGTGGAGCGGTCGCATGACAGGGGGCGGTCGCTGGCTGATCAAGGCTTGCCCGCGTCatccgcgccgcctgcgccccCTCGATGCAGCGAAAAAGCCGCGCAGAGTGGCGGCCGGGGCTCGCCAGCGGTGACCTCGGGTAAGGCCAGACCCCGAACGTCGAGCTCGACTCGACCTTGCGGGGCACGCATGCCTCAGAACCACGTTGGTGcctcgcggcgcgccgccgatgctgccgTCGTATGCCTCAGCGGCCCAAATAACAGCGAGAGTGTCGCTGTATGGacgcgttttttttcccaCGTTCCCACGCAGTCATCGGATGCCTGGGCCACTGCTCACCCGAGGGTGGGGAGCAGCTGAGCCTGAGTTCGAAGAACTCGGCATCATtgaggcacgcgcacacagattTGCGCCACATTTTCAGTTTCTCCTCGCCCGAAATTATCACCACAAAGGGCCGTAGCGCGCTACAGGCGCGGGGAAGACAAGAGTGCACTTTGCCCACGCTGAAGCAACTCTGTGCTGGCTGCTTTTATGGATTGAATCGCTGGATCCAAAGAGCACCCCGAGAGAACCACGGGCGTTTATGGCTgggccgccggcgtcacgGATGCCTGTGAGCACGCTCTATGGGCAGCTCGCAGCCGTACTGGCCAACGCCGTGGTGGAAGCAACGACGGGGGGGGTCAGCGCAAAAGGGTGGCGGCAGGCATGGTGAGAAACACGCGCCGTTTGTTGCGGGCATGACCGCCAAATATGAAAGGCGACATTTCGGAGCCTGTGCCGTCTgccggcggccacggcgccgatgcgcatTGCCAAGCGAAACGACTGGAAGATGAGTCAGGACGCCGCTTCCAACCGACTGGCCGAAGCAGGGCTCCACCCAAGACGTCGCGTGGCGGGGCTGGGGCGCTTTTTTGGGGAATCTCCGTAGCCTGCGCGTGGGCTTACGCGGGGGAGTTCCAACCCCAGACCCGCCATACTTAGCGAGCGGGCCcagccgcccctccccgccccctccccccctctgcgCGGAGGAGCCTCGACATCCGCTCACCACGCGGGCCCGAGGGACGACCCCTTCTAGCGGACGGGCGAAGCACATGCCACcgcacagcggcgcggagggctgagcagcagcgggcctCCGCATGGCCGGGAggggcgcgcagcaccggtgAGACCCAAAAGCGCAATAAGAAGCGGTGGCGAATCACCCCCTGAAGGAACCGAACGGGCGAAGTGGCCTCCACGCGGCAAGGCCCGAATCCCACCCGCGGCCCATTCGCACGCGCCAAACACACCCTCCCTCGTGCCAAGTCTGTGGCTTTCTCCGCCGTTGCGGGGGGGGGTCGTAGGCCGgcggcccccccccccccccacgaTGGTGCCCCGCGGCGCACCCGAAAGAAGCAACGGCACCAAGGGCTGGGAGTGTGACGttgcgaggagcagcggatGGCTCTGCCCCCGCAGCCCCTTTAGCGCGCAACAGAAAGGCACACGCCACATGGCCACCCAAGATCTCGACagcacaaaagaaaaagcacgGCGGGCTTCTTCGGAGATGGAGGACAAACCGTGGGGGTGGCGAACGCGCCTTTCATGCCTCTGGCATACGGGAGGCTTTTTGCGCGAAGCGATGCAGGAGtcggggcagcggcgcggacTTGCCTCAGCGAGAAAAGGTGCTGCAAGGCGCATGGCAGACGGCGCACTCTCAGCGGACCAGCCGACGTGCAGGACGGGTCCTACGTAACGCTGCGGCGGTACCTGGGGTATTGGTCGCCATCTTACGATGAAGGACGTGGCCACGCGGGAtgtcgtcgccgcggtcCTCCacgggaggagaggaggctaCGAGCAAGTGCCCCAGAGCAGCAGGGCCTCGCGATTAGTGAAACGCAGTTGCTGCGCCTTTTTCGTGAAAAAGGAGGGAAAGTTccactggcgccgccgcgagtgGAGGGATgccccctgccccccccctccccccaaaaaaagGCGACAAGGTTGTGCGATGAAGAGAGAATTGTGAGGATGGAAGCGCGGCATCATAACTCCGAAAGGTTCTGCAACTGCGCTTAGCGCCCCATGCTTCGATAGGCCTGGCCGCTCTGCGAGCTTCACGCACCTTCAGAAAACTGCAGGAAGGCAGGCGCATATCTCACTAGAGTCATGCAGATGGGCAGGCTGGA is a genomic window of Leishmania infantum JPCM5 genome chromosome 30 containing:
- a CDS encoding putative casein kinase 1 isoform 2, encoding MGTRSKRAQDVLIGGRFRIQERLGGGAFGEVFRGVELNSGHPVAMKMELTKDGHRSHLNLENRIYKKFNECPVTVGIPKSYYCGRVGDYTVMVMDLLGPCLDDLFEVCHRKFSFKTVCMIGIQLIQRLQYLHSVGYLHRDIKPENFVMGVGANSHIVYVIDVGLSKAWRDSTGKHILYAEGKSLTGTARYVSINTHRGIQQSRRDDLESVSYLLAYFARGNLPWQGLKSPKRDARFERIRDVKTATSPAELCKGYPRQLADYIEYTRSLGFEAEPDYSYCVGLFSSAMADMGEQYDYCYQWIDRSEAEVKAASDARGSAHSLRTSGAQTSVAVGGSNLMTSSVFVGDSAVNEMSKSLLNSNFMEEIQDYYGLNDYI